From the genome of Nasonia vitripennis strain AsymCx chromosome 1, Nvit_psr_1.1, whole genome shotgun sequence, one region includes:
- the LOC100116145 gene encoding inositol polyphosphate-4-phosphatase type I A isoform X16, with protein MRSQLLALRQRMEATSGHKHDTDIQMLRLKRGITTDPAEIPMCEISLACDNLLCDGHGRPPNPVLEVDVQTCHAKTWVKYARTEVVEKSSNPGFFTTVSFRASDGISAECRLRITAYDVRERVSQTATPIGSAIMTFSAVQDTPRLRIPLKSAKATTVGFLTINVWNLEAEDKGNSTESTPSRNVPSTANQMYCHRRSQSLPPRLGTKIKLPHQGQLKLLFANPHIQTYRFHSGLGGDICVHETMAESKLCFQFPQQLLGIWIQEEKELLQEVAGMGELREPWHTKQVELLDRHLHLLHSYSQAKENLAAFKGSYFKQSSRKNERSLEFAPLNLHLQRMWVHNDTLNKCGLYDFMSVGAFTAHSHKNKNGGLLRLVQALKESPVRGTQLYQGTSKISMAHDAIQAIKQLRRDVVEAMRSLMKLAKEKQTSGMLPICEDMVSKTRILLSLWDPGLVEEALTFLEEHKVAKVQEDINNDDSLTLNFKVNQSLSPYKRITQQLNFDLRSPDFDEFVTPDTPECVQDIWAKESAKSKYVSFAANNEINSNTEKQQTDENFVIFPEVEDEPKETDTTETVDKENLNGEDNNNHNNEDEEKAEFDRVNDLDLSKRFLDTQKMCNSPSANYYKPTDEPEPWDLTQLNIEASVMCLVSKVKFLCGRCSSPAVRLRNKNGIDRNQTLKSCLANNRGNATAVVTIQPKNGIKSEEASKLLENGAQQSGTDKQNSAASKAKEGATVIYCNTSSDKVCQAMDSMTRVIKSNSNQRNKFTEGLDFASIVDWTSELRPSMKKLRQAMDGLLKTARLTHSVFRVQEDTKTAIRVCNVRYRRDVCFSQALTALVSGLMAKLWCQRPDPMFLLILTTLGPLVSFEGLLSYYGDEIDMWGDMAVAVEDMHTVTFTLSRCGIHTSRVDGKSKATQFPSPRVIGSRTALTVLLPVPDAIYSLLPLVPSSKQTLSFNVTPVFFNIGINEMASLAESLGTTKSQEKSNVDNFDRLNEYYLRFKKLNLPTEPASARFGTRSALNQTLADMMINLKSSVQAKVNKNVEILQLSSQICRRMRGLRFTSCKSAKDRTGMSITLEQVNILATEYHLAEHELIRALDCMRSEGCRRENTWKNIGVRKYAFNSLQIMTLPKQYRPPIGTYGSAQT; from the exons ATGCGCAGTCAGCTGTTGGCGCTCAGGCAGAGGATGGAAGCTACAAGTGGCCATAAGCACGACACCGACATTCAAATGCTCAGGCTCAAGCGCGGCATTACCACAG ATCCCGCGGAGATACCGATGTGCGAGATCTCGTTGGCGTGCGACAACCTGCTGTGCGACGGTCACGGCCGGCCGCCGAACCCCGTGCTCGAGGTCGATGTGCAGACCTGCCACGCCAAGACGTGGGTCAAGTACGCGCGCACCGAGGTCGTGGAGAAGAGCAGCAATCCGGGCTTCTTCACGACGGTGAGCTTCCGGGCGAGCGATGGCATCAGCGCCGAGTGTCGGCTCCGCATCACCGCCTACGACGTCAGGGAGCGGGTCAGCCAGACGGCCACGCCGATCGGCAGTGCCATCATGACCTTCAGCGCCGTCCAGGACACGCCGAG ATTGAGGATCCCGCTAAAATCGGCAAAGGCCACGACGGTGGGCTTTCTCACGATCAACGTGTGGAACCTGGAAGCTGAAGATAAGGGAAACAGTACTGAGAGTACGCCTTCCAGAAATGTGCCAAGTACCGCCAATCAAATGTATTGTCATAGGCGTTCACAGTCGCTTCCTCCGAGATTGGGTACGAAAATCAAACTCCCGCATCAGGGACAATTAAAACTTCTATTTGCCAATCCGCATATCCAGACGTACAG ATTTCATTCTGGTCTGGGTGGTGATATCTGCGTTCACGAGACAATGGCCGAAAGCAAATTGTGTTTTCAATTTCCCCAGCAACTGTT AGGAATTTGGATTCAAGAAGAAAAGGAGCTTTTGCAAGAAGTGGCCGGCATGGGCGAGTTGAGGGAACCTTGGCATACCAAACAAGTAGAGCTTCTGGATCGGCATTTGCACCTTTTACATTCTTATTCTCAAGCCAAAGAGAATCTTGCCGCCTTTAAAG GGAGCTACTTTAAACAATCGTCACGGAAGAACGAGAGATCGTTGGAGTTTGCACCTCTTAATTTGCATTTACAAAGAATGTGGGTCCATAACGATACCTTGAACAAATGCGGACTTTACGATTTTATGAGTGTCGGGGCTTTTACTGCTCATtctcacaaaaataaaaacggcGGTCTTTTAAG GTTAGTGCAAGCATTGAAAGAATCTCCAGTACGAGGTACTCAGCTGTACCAGGGAACGTCAAAGATCTCAATGGCCCACGATGCGATCCAAGCCATCAAACAACTTCGCCGAGACGTAGTGGAAGCGATGCGGTCACTTATGAAACTGGCGAAGGAAAAACAGACTAGTGGTATGCTACCCATATGCGAGGATATGGTCTCAAAGACTCGTATACTTCTCAGCCTTTGGGATCCCGGTCTGGTAGAGGAGGCGCTTACGTTTTTGGAAGAGCATAAAGTAGCCAAGGTTCAGGAGGACATAAATAACGATGACTCGCTTACCCTTAACTTTAAAGTCAATCAATCGCTTTCCCCGTACAAGAGAATCACGCAGCAACTGAATTTCGATTTAAGAAGTCCAGATTTCGACGAATTCGTAACGCCAGACACTCCTGAATGTGTACAAGACATTTGGGCGAAGGAAAGCGCGAAAAGCAAGTATGTCAGTTTCGCAGCGAATAATGAGATTAATAGTAATACGGAGAAACAGCAGACTGATGAGAATTTCGTGATATTCCCAGAG GTCGAGGACGAACCTAAAGAGACTGATACAACCGAGACTGTCGACAAAGAAAACCTCAATGGCGAAGACAACAATAACCACAATAACGAGGACGAAGAAAAAGCTGAATTCGATCGTGTCAATGACTTGGACTTGAGCAAACGCTTCCTTGATACACAAAAGATGTGCAATTCTCCCTCAGCCAATTATTACAAGCCAACCGATGAACCCGAGCCCTGGGATCTTACACAGCTGAATATTGAGGCGAGCGTTATGTGCCTCGTATCAAAAGTGAAGTTCCTTTGTGGACGTTGCAGCAGTCCTGCGGTGAGATTGCGTAATAAAAATGGTATAGATAGAAATCAGACGCTGAAGAGTTGTCTGGCCAATAACAGGGGTAACGCTACTGCAGTAGTGACGATTCAACCGAAGAACGGAATCAAGAGTGAAGAAGCGAGcaaattactagaaaatgggGCGCAACAGAGCGGGACTGATAAGCAGAATTCTGCTGCCTCTAAGGCCAAAGAAG GGGCAACTGTGATTTATTGTAATACGTCTTCCGATAAAGTGTGCCAAGCTATGGACTCCATGACGCGAGTGATAAAGAGTAATTCCAACCAAAGGAATAAATTTACGGAAGGTCTGGACTTTGCCTCGATCGTCGACTGGACGAGTGAATTAAGGCCGAGCATGAAAAAACTACGCCAAGCCATGGACGGCCTGTTAAAGACAGCTCGGCTAACACACTCAGTTTTTAGAGTGCAAGAGGATACTAAAACAGCCATTCGTGTGTGCAATGTTCGATATCGTCGAGATGTGTGCTTCAGTCAAGCg ctGACGGCTCTAGTATCTGGTTTGATGGCAAAACTTTGGTGTCAACGACCTGATCCCATGTTTTTACTGATCTTAACAACACTGGGTCCACTTGTGTCCTTTGAGGGCTTATTAAGTTACTACGGTGATGAAATTGATATGTGGGGGGATATGGCTGTTGCTGTTGAAGACATGCATACAGTCACCTTTACTTTGTCACGGTGCGGCATCCATACCAG CAGAGTAGATGGGAAATCAAAAGCCACACAATTTCCGTCGCCCAGAGTGATCGGATCACGAACTGCTTTGACGGTGCTTCTTCCTGTGCCAGATGCCATATATTCCTTACTTCCGTTAGTACCCTCTTCCAAGCAAACTCTCTCTTTCAACGTGACGCCCGTATTTTTCAATATCGGAATCAATGAAATGGCTTCTCTAGCCGAAAGCCTTGGAACAACAAAATCTCAAGAAAAAAGTAATGTGGATAACTTTGACCGACTAAATGAGTATTATTTAAGATTTAAGAAGTTAAATCTACCAACTGAACCTGCGTCCGCAAGAT TTGGAACACGATCGGCTCTTAATCAAACTTTGGCCGACATGATGATCAATCTAAAATCTTCAGTTCAAGCGAAAGTAAACAAGAATGTGGAGATATTACAATTATCTTCACAGATATGCAGACGTATGCGAGGGTTAAGATTTACGAGCTGCAAAAGCGCAAAGGATCGCACTGGCATGTCCATTACTTTAGAGCAAGTTAACATTCTTGCAACAGAGTATCATCTGGCTGAACATGAATTAATTAGAGCTCTGGACTGTATGCGAag cgAGGGATGTCGAAGAGAAAACACGTGGAAGAACATTGGGGTGCGAAAATATGCATTTAACAGCCTACAGATTATGACTCTTCCGAAACAGTATCGACCACCAATTGGTACTTACGGCTCGGCGCAGACTTAA